One region of Deinococcus budaensis genomic DNA includes:
- a CDS encoding carbohydrate ABC transporter permease yields the protein MTTAPAPASARPRRRRVPAAPYLFILPYLLIFAVFWAWPILSSFLLSFRDSRLGEGAPLGTANWSRLLGDEFFRTALRNTLVILAVQVPLMLALATALAVALNSRLLRLRGLFRFAFFAPLVVGTVAYSAVFRLLFNSDFGMVNRTLTGLGLPAVDWLNQPLPAMSVIILALLWRWTGYNAIILLAGLQGIPEDVYEAAALDGASPWQQFWRITLPLLRPTLLFCLVLSIIGTLQLFTEPALITNSGPGNATMTLGTYLYQQGFRSFNFGYASAIAYTVAAIAAVFSAIQLRLFGRDT from the coding sequence ATGACCACCGCCCCGGCTCCTGCCTCTGCCCGGCCCCGCCGCCGCCGCGTGCCTGCCGCGCCGTACCTGTTCATCCTGCCGTACCTGTTGATCTTCGCCGTGTTCTGGGCGTGGCCGATTCTCAGCTCCTTTCTGCTGTCCTTCCGGGACTCGCGGCTGGGCGAGGGAGCGCCCCTGGGCACCGCCAACTGGTCGCGGCTGCTGGGGGACGAGTTTTTCCGCACCGCCCTGAGAAACACGCTGGTGATCCTGGCTGTGCAGGTCCCGCTGATGCTGGCGCTGGCGACTGCGCTGGCCGTCGCGCTCAACAGCCGGCTGCTGCGGCTGCGGGGGCTGTTCCGGTTCGCCTTTTTCGCGCCGCTGGTGGTGGGGACAGTCGCCTACTCGGCGGTGTTCCGGCTGCTCTTCAACAGCGACTTCGGCATGGTGAACCGCACCCTGACCGGCCTGGGCCTGCCGGCGGTGGACTGGCTCAACCAGCCGCTTCCGGCCATGAGCGTGATCATCCTGGCGCTGCTGTGGCGCTGGACCGGCTACAACGCGATCATCCTGCTCGCGGGCCTGCAAGGAATTCCCGAGGACGTGTACGAGGCGGCGGCCCTCGACGGCGCGTCGCCCTGGCAGCAGTTCTGGCGCATCACGCTGCCGCTGCTGCGGCCCACGCTGCTGTTTTGCCTGGTCCTGAGCATCATCGGCACGCTGCAACTGTTCACCGAACCGGCCCTGATCACCAACAGCGGCCCCGGCAACGCGACCATGACGCTGGGCACCTACCTGTACCAGCAGGGCTTCCGCTCCTTTAACTTCGGGTACGCCAGCGCCATCGCCTACACGGTCGCGGCCATCGCGGCGGTGTTCAGCGCCATCCAGCTGCGGCTGTTCGGGCGGGACACGTGA
- a CDS encoding carbohydrate ABC transporter permease — translation MTVSTSGPLPGASTATQPGGMRARDRRGALWLHLALLPLALLFLAPLYLMLIFSSHPETAIFSPNPPLWFGGAFGENFAQLQADTNFLRTLANSTVISTLYTVLSMGLTSMAGYAFAKFQFPGRNLLFGLILATLTIPTFVTIIPQFILVARDLGLSNTYWAVILPTLANTIGIFYMRQAFGAVPDDLLNAARIDGASEGRIFWQIALPIVRPALAALAILLFLASWNDYLWPLIVLTQKDSYTMPVALGTLVGLTRVSWGGIMVGTAIATIPFLILFLALQRLFVAGIAGGAVKD, via the coding sequence GTGACCGTCTCGACCTCCGGCCCGCTGCCCGGCGCGTCCACCGCGACCCAGCCGGGCGGGATGCGTGCCCGGGACCGCCGGGGCGCGCTGTGGCTGCACCTCGCGCTGCTGCCGCTGGCCCTGCTGTTTCTGGCGCCGCTGTACCTGATGCTGATTTTCAGCAGTCACCCGGAGACGGCGATCTTCAGTCCCAACCCGCCGCTGTGGTTCGGCGGGGCCTTCGGGGAGAACTTCGCCCAGCTTCAGGCCGACACCAACTTCCTGCGGACCCTCGCCAACAGCACGGTGATCTCCACCCTGTACACGGTGCTGAGCATGGGCCTGACCAGCATGGCGGGGTACGCCTTCGCCAAGTTCCAGTTCCCGGGCCGCAACCTGCTGTTCGGGCTGATTCTCGCCACCCTGACCATCCCGACGTTCGTGACCATCATCCCGCAGTTCATCCTGGTCGCCCGCGACCTGGGCCTCAGCAACACCTACTGGGCCGTAATCCTGCCCACGCTGGCGAACACCATCGGCATCTTCTACATGCGCCAGGCTTTCGGGGCGGTGCCCGACGACCTGCTGAACGCGGCACGTATCGACGGGGCGAGCGAAGGCCGCATCTTCTGGCAGATCGCGCTGCCTATCGTGCGCCCGGCGCTGGCGGCGCTGGCAATCCTGCTGTTCCTGGCGAGCTGGAACGACTACCTCTGGCCCCTGATCGTGCTCACGCAAAAAGACAGCTACACCATGCCGGTCGCGCTGGGCACGCTGGTGGGCCTGACCCGCGTGTCGTGGGGCGGGATCATGGTGGGCACCGCCATCGCCACCATCCCCTTCCTGATCCTCTTCCTGGCGCTGCAACGCCTGTTCGTGGCGGGCATCGCGGGCGGCGCGGTCAAGGACTGA
- a CDS encoding beta-galactosidase has product MSDSAPHLRLGTCDYPEHVPEDRWAAYARGQRELGLTFVRVAEFAWSRMEPRPGEYDWAWLDRAVEAYHAQGLRVVLCTPTATPPAWLIRAHPDILPHDAQGRVREFGSRRHYDFASPVFREHSRRITRALAERYGEHPAVAGWQTDNEFGCHGTARSYGGASAAAFPGWLRQKYGTLDALNEAWGNVFWSMEYGDWEEIRPPALTVTEPNPSHVLDYARFSSDLIRDFQAEQVALLRELSPGRFVTHNFMIFESGFDHYAVARGLDFVTWDNYPTGMLEFFAPPGVGEALKTRYARTGHPDLVGFNHDLYRGLLKGHGGWEAETGKTQPHTPGFWVMEQQCGQVNWAPANPLPADGAVGLWTAQAWAHGADVVSYFRWRAATMAQEVMHSGLLRHDETPDRGHAEVAGLDLGSFPLGEVPARVALLHDYESLWLYDQQPHSAALSYWAQTVAYYSALRSLGVDVDVVSADADLGGYAVAVAPAVTLVPPERAARWQAAVEGDGLRLVCGPRTAFRTPGGQTWAQGQFGRLSELVGARLLNYDSLRPGLEQAVGGGYAAQFWAESYRLAGAQATHRYQGGPLDGQPAVIRHGPVTVIGAHSEALIRDVLRDVLEQAGVATSDLPDGLRLSRRAGVTLVQNWTGENVAWGGRTLGPVSFEVRAEG; this is encoded by the coding sequence ATGTCTGACTCTGCCCCCCACCTGCGGCTCGGCACCTGCGACTACCCCGAACATGTCCCCGAGGACCGCTGGGCCGCCTACGCCCGGGGGCAGCGCGAGCTGGGGCTGACTTTCGTCCGCGTGGCCGAGTTCGCCTGGAGCCGGATGGAACCGCGCCCCGGCGAGTACGACTGGGCCTGGCTGGACCGCGCCGTGGAGGCGTACCACGCCCAGGGCTTACGGGTCGTGCTGTGTACCCCGACCGCCACGCCACCCGCCTGGCTGATCCGCGCGCACCCCGACATCCTCCCCCACGACGCCCAGGGCCGGGTGCGTGAGTTCGGCTCGCGGCGGCATTACGACTTCGCCTCCCCGGTGTTCCGCGAGCACTCGCGGCGCATCACGCGCGCCCTGGCCGAACGCTACGGGGAGCACCCGGCGGTCGCGGGCTGGCAGACCGACAACGAGTTCGGCTGCCACGGCACGGCCCGCTCCTACGGCGGGGCGAGCGCGGCGGCCTTTCCGGGGTGGTTGCGGCAGAAGTACGGCACGCTGGACGCCCTGAACGAAGCCTGGGGCAACGTGTTCTGGAGCATGGAGTACGGCGACTGGGAGGAGATTCGCCCGCCTGCCCTGACCGTCACCGAACCCAACCCCAGCCACGTGCTCGACTACGCGCGCTTCTCGTCGGACCTGATCCGCGACTTCCAGGCCGAGCAGGTCGCCCTCCTGCGCGAGCTGTCGCCGGGGCGCTTCGTGACCCACAACTTCATGATCTTCGAGTCGGGCTTCGACCATTACGCGGTGGCGCGCGGCCTGGACTTCGTGACCTGGGACAACTACCCGACCGGGATGCTGGAGTTCTTCGCGCCGCCGGGCGTGGGCGAGGCCCTCAAGACCCGCTACGCCCGCACCGGGCACCCCGATCTGGTGGGCTTCAACCACGACCTGTACCGGGGGCTGCTGAAAGGGCACGGCGGGTGGGAGGCAGAGACTGGGAAGACCCAGCCCCACACCCCCGGCTTCTGGGTGATGGAGCAGCAGTGCGGGCAGGTCAACTGGGCGCCCGCCAACCCGCTTCCGGCGGACGGCGCGGTGGGGTTGTGGACCGCCCAGGCGTGGGCGCACGGGGCGGACGTGGTGAGCTATTTCCGCTGGCGGGCGGCCACGATGGCGCAGGAGGTCATGCACTCGGGCCTGCTGCGCCACGACGAGACGCCCGACCGGGGGCATGCCGAGGTCGCGGGGCTGGACCTGGGAAGCTTCCCGCTGGGCGAGGTGCCCGCCCGGGTCGCCCTGCTGCACGACTACGAGAGCCTGTGGCTGTACGACCAGCAGCCGCACAGCGCCGCCCTGAGCTACTGGGCGCAGACGGTCGCGTACTACTCGGCCCTGCGTTCGCTGGGCGTGGACGTGGACGTGGTGAGCGCCGACGCCGACCTGGGCGGGTACGCGGTGGCGGTCGCCCCGGCGGTTACGTTGGTGCCCCCTGAACGGGCGGCGCGCTGGCAGGCAGCGGTGGAGGGGGACGGCCTGCGGCTGGTCTGCGGTCCCCGCACTGCCTTTCGCACGCCGGGCGGGCAGACCTGGGCGCAGGGGCAATTCGGGCGGCTGTCTGAGCTGGTCGGGGCGCGGCTGCTGAACTACGACTCGCTGCGGCCCGGGCTGGAGCAGGCGGTCGGGGGCGGGTACGCGGCGCAGTTCTGGGCCGAAAGCTACCGGCTGGCGGGCGCCCAGGCGACCCACCGCTACCAGGGCGGTCCGCTGGACGGCCAGCCCGCCGTGATCCGCCACGGCCCCGTCACCGTGATCGGCGCCCACAGCGAGGCGCTCATCCGCGACGTGCTGCGCGACGTGCTGGAGCAGGCGGGCGTGGCGACCAGCGATCTGCCCGACGGCCTGCGCCTCAGCCGCCGCGCCGGGGTCACGCTGGTGCAGAACTGGACCGGGGAGAACGTGGCGTGGGGGGGGCGGACGCTGGGGCCGGTCAGCTTCGAGGTGCGTGCGGAGGGCTGA
- the uvrA gene encoding excinuclease ABC subunit UvrA, translating to MSLQNQNLVVRGAREHNLKNVTVELPRDQFVVITGVSGSGKSTLAFDTIYAEGQRRYVESLSAYARQFLGLMEKPDVEAIEGLSPAISIDQKTTSHNPRSTVGTVTEIHDYLRLLYARVGTPYCPICGRKIEKQSPSEITGRLLGSFADARAILLAPVVRGRKGEYRKLLADLRREGFARVRVDGTLYELEEAEKLKLEKFEKHDVDVVVDRVTLRDSDRSRIAESVELGLRRGEGLLRVLLPEGGEGGGPHEELFSEKFACPEHGSVLEELEPRSFSFNNPYGACGDCAGLGHKNEFSPELIVDEKLSIAEGAILPWSKKGTGGGVYYWDKLKALAEHLEFDLKVPWRDLPEAAKKAILEGPGEPFEVVYRRGGKETMRFMTEFEGVITNLERRYADTESEFMREKLEELMELRPCPTCGGTRYKPEILAVRVGGLNISQASGMSVLEADRYFGQLREGELDHAAIAPYLEGHLGGTAKAHAPRRYEYALNEFGAAVAAPILGAIRTRLKFLVDVGLDYLSLDRTANTLSGGEAQRIRLATQVGSGLTGVLYVLDEPSIGLHPKDNHRLIGTLKHLRDLGNTLLVVEHDEDTMMEADYLVDMGPGAGVHGGEVVAVGTPGEVRDNPQSLTGRYLRGEVKIEVPTSRRRGNGKRLRVVGAREHNLQNVDIDLPLGTMTVVTGPSGSGKSTLIHDILHATLARELNRAKTTPGRFDRIEGMEHLDKVIEIDQSPIGRTPRSNPATYTGVFTEIRDLFTRTPEARRRGYQSGRFSFNVKGGRCEHCKGDGVMKIEMNFLPDIYVPCEVCKGARYNRETLEVKYNGKTISEVLDLTVEDAHAFFENIPGIERKMSLLRDVGLGYMRVGQPSTTLSGGEAQRIKLASELSKRATGKTIYILDEPTTGLHFEDVRKLMEVLARLVEGGNTLVVIEHNLDVMKCADHIIDLGPEGGVRGGTVVATGTPEQLAAHPTSHTGEYLRRVPGIVPAAPPAASKAEPELVSAAPARKSRKKAVGA from the coding sequence GTGAGCTTGCAAAACCAGAATCTGGTGGTCCGCGGAGCGCGGGAGCACAACCTCAAGAACGTGACCGTGGAGCTGCCGCGCGACCAGTTCGTGGTCATCACGGGCGTGTCGGGCAGCGGCAAGAGCACCCTGGCGTTCGACACCATCTATGCCGAGGGTCAGCGCCGCTACGTCGAAAGCTTAAGCGCCTACGCCCGGCAGTTCCTGGGCCTGATGGAAAAGCCGGACGTGGAGGCCATCGAGGGCCTCTCGCCCGCCATCTCCATCGACCAGAAGACGACCAGCCACAACCCGCGCAGCACGGTGGGCACCGTCACCGAGATTCACGACTACCTCAGGTTGCTGTACGCCCGGGTCGGCACGCCGTACTGCCCCATTTGCGGGCGCAAGATCGAGAAGCAGTCCCCCAGCGAGATCACCGGGCGGCTGCTGGGCAGCTTCGCGGACGCCCGGGCGATCCTGCTCGCGCCCGTCGTGCGCGGGCGTAAGGGCGAGTACCGCAAGCTGCTCGCGGATCTGCGCCGCGAGGGTTTTGCGCGGGTGCGGGTGGACGGCACCCTGTACGAGCTGGAAGAAGCCGAGAAGCTCAAGCTGGAGAAGTTCGAGAAGCATGACGTGGACGTGGTCGTCGACCGCGTGACCCTGCGCGACTCGGACCGCAGCCGCATCGCGGAGAGCGTGGAACTCGGCCTGCGCCGGGGCGAGGGCCTGCTGCGGGTGCTGCTCCCCGAGGGCGGCGAGGGCGGCGGGCCACACGAGGAACTGTTCTCTGAGAAGTTCGCCTGCCCGGAACACGGCAGCGTGCTCGAAGAACTCGAACCGCGTTCCTTTTCCTTCAACAATCCCTACGGGGCCTGCGGCGACTGCGCGGGCCTGGGCCACAAGAACGAGTTCTCGCCCGAGCTGATCGTGGACGAGAAACTGAGCATCGCCGAAGGCGCGATCCTGCCCTGGAGCAAGAAGGGGACCGGCGGCGGCGTGTACTACTGGGACAAGCTCAAGGCGCTGGCCGAGCACCTGGAGTTCGACCTCAAGGTGCCCTGGCGCGACCTGCCGGAGGCGGCCAAAAAGGCGATTCTGGAGGGGCCGGGCGAGCCGTTCGAGGTCGTGTACCGCCGGGGCGGCAAGGAAACCATGCGCTTCATGACCGAGTTCGAGGGCGTGATCACCAACCTGGAGCGGCGCTACGCCGATACCGAGTCGGAGTTCATGCGCGAGAAACTCGAAGAACTGATGGAGCTGCGGCCCTGCCCGACCTGCGGCGGCACCCGCTACAAGCCGGAGATCCTGGCAGTGCGGGTGGGCGGCCTGAACATCTCGCAGGCCAGCGGCATGAGCGTGCTGGAGGCCGACCGTTACTTCGGCCAGCTCCGGGAGGGCGAACTGGACCACGCGGCCATCGCGCCGTATCTGGAGGGGCACCTGGGGGGCACGGCGAAAGCCCACGCGCCCAGGCGCTACGAGTACGCCCTGAACGAGTTCGGTGCGGCGGTGGCGGCGCCCATCCTGGGCGCGATCCGCACCCGGCTGAAGTTCCTGGTGGACGTGGGCCTGGACTACCTGTCGCTCGACCGCACCGCCAACACGCTCTCGGGCGGCGAGGCGCAGCGCATCCGGCTCGCCACCCAGGTCGGCTCGGGGCTCACCGGCGTGCTGTACGTGCTGGACGAACCCTCCATCGGCCTGCACCCCAAAGACAACCACCGCCTGATCGGTACCCTCAAGCACCTGCGCGACCTGGGCAACACCCTCCTGGTGGTCGAACACGACGAGGACACCATGATGGAGGCCGACTACCTGGTGGACATGGGGCCGGGGGCGGGGGTCCACGGCGGCGAGGTCGTGGCGGTCGGCACCCCCGGCGAGGTCAGGGACAACCCGCAGAGCCTGACCGGGCGCTACCTGCGCGGCGAGGTGAAAATCGAGGTGCCCACCTCGCGGCGCCGGGGCAACGGCAAGCGCCTGCGGGTGGTCGGCGCCCGCGAGCACAACCTCCAGAACGTCGATATCGACCTTCCGCTGGGCACCATGACGGTGGTCACCGGCCCCAGTGGCTCGGGCAAGTCCACCCTGATCCACGACATCCTGCACGCGACGCTGGCGCGCGAGCTGAACCGGGCCAAGACCACGCCGGGCCGCTTTGACCGCATCGAGGGCATGGAGCATCTCGACAAGGTGATCGAAATCGACCAGTCGCCCATCGGCCGCACGCCCAGAAGCAACCCGGCGACCTACACGGGCGTCTTTACCGAGATTCGCGACCTGTTTACCCGGACGCCCGAGGCGCGGCGGCGCGGGTACCAGTCGGGCCGCTTTTCCTTCAACGTCAAGGGCGGGCGCTGCGAGCACTGCAAGGGCGACGGCGTGATGAAGATCGAGATGAACTTCCTGCCCGACATCTACGTGCCGTGCGAGGTCTGCAAGGGCGCCCGCTACAACCGCGAGACGCTGGAGGTCAAGTACAACGGCAAGACCATCTCCGAGGTGCTGGACCTGACGGTGGAAGACGCCCACGCCTTTTTCGAGAACATCCCCGGCATCGAGCGCAAGATGAGCCTGCTGCGCGACGTGGGGCTGGGCTACATGCGCGTCGGGCAGCCCTCGACCACGCTCTCGGGCGGTGAGGCGCAGCGCATCAAGCTGGCCTCCGAACTCAGCAAGCGCGCGACCGGCAAGACCATCTACATCCTCGACGAGCCGACGACCGGGCTGCACTTCGAGGACGTGCGCAAACTCATGGAAGTGCTCGCGCGGCTGGTGGAGGGCGGCAACACCCTGGTCGTGATCGAGCATAATCTCGATGTGATGAAGTGCGCCGACCACATCATCGACCTGGGGCCGGAGGGCGGCGTGCGGGGCGGCACCGTCGTCGCCACCGGGACCCCCGAACAGCTCGCCGCCCACCCGACAAGCCACACGGGCGAGTACCTGCGCCGGGTGCCGGGCATCGTGCCCGCCGCCCCGCCAGCCGCCTCGAAGGCCGAGCCGGAACTGGTCAGCGCCGCTCCGGCCCGCAAGTCCCGCAAGAAAGCGGTGGGGGCGTGA
- a CDS encoding thioredoxin domain-containing protein: MTRLQGNNQNRTVLVIGTLIAAVLIALALLAVRGRPAAGTVSFDLEGQPVLGQADAPVTVVVFEDFKCPNCKRFEEESLPQIREQYLDTGKAKLVSMNFPFLAENFRLPVDDSKFAAQAAECAYLQGGSAAYEQLKQLIFRAQGPESEVWATKARLKDLAQNVEGLDQAQFATCLDTDQTAAAVDADERQAINARATGTPAIYVNGQPVASYDARAVGAAIDAASQN; this comes from the coding sequence GTGACCAGACTTCAAGGCAACAACCAGAACCGCACGGTGCTGGTGATCGGCACCCTGATCGCCGCCGTGCTGATCGCGCTGGCGCTGCTGGCCGTGCGCGGCAGGCCTGCGGCGGGCACCGTCAGTTTCGATCTGGAAGGCCAGCCGGTGCTGGGGCAGGCGGACGCGCCCGTGACGGTGGTCGTGTTCGAGGATTTCAAGTGCCCCAACTGCAAGCGGTTCGAGGAAGAGTCGCTGCCGCAGATTCGTGAGCAGTACCTCGACACCGGCAAGGCCAAGCTGGTGTCCATGAATTTCCCGTTCCTGGCCGAGAACTTCCGCCTGCCGGTGGACGACAGCAAGTTCGCCGCGCAGGCCGCCGAGTGCGCCTACCTCCAGGGCGGCAGCGCGGCCTACGAGCAGCTCAAGCAGCTCATCTTCCGCGCGCAGGGACCCGAGAGCGAGGTCTGGGCCACCAAGGCCCGGCTCAAGGACCTGGCGCAAAACGTCGAGGGGCTGGACCAGGCCCAGTTCGCCACCTGCCTGGACACCGACCAGACGGCCGCCGCCGTGGACGCCGACGAGCGGCAGGCGATCAACGCCCGCGCGACCGGGACACCCGCCATCTACGTAAACGGCCAGCCGGTCGCCAGCTACGACGCGAGGGCGGTGGGCGCGGCCATCGACGCGGCCAGCCAGAACTGA
- a CDS encoding disulfide bond formation protein B — protein MTRDNRLYLAWVVALAATLGSLWLSEVRLFVPCVLCWFQRIAMYPLALLLGIAALRGDLGIRAYALPLAAVGWTIALIQNLEDWGVIRTLKVCSVGQTTAGCDVKWPVWGGGALAGLNNVLTIPVLALIAFTLILGLLAWGRKERG, from the coding sequence GTGACCCGCGACAACCGCCTCTACCTGGCCTGGGTCGTGGCCCTGGCCGCCACCCTGGGCAGCCTGTGGCTCAGCGAGGTGCGGCTGTTCGTGCCGTGCGTGCTGTGCTGGTTTCAGCGCATCGCCATGTACCCGCTCGCCCTGCTGCTGGGCATCGCGGCCCTGCGCGGCGACCTGGGCATCCGGGCCTACGCCCTGCCGCTGGCGGCGGTGGGCTGGACCATCGCCCTGATTCAGAACCTGGAAGACTGGGGCGTGATCCGCACGCTGAAGGTGTGCAGCGTCGGCCAGACCACCGCCGGATGCGACGTGAAGTGGCCTGTCTGGGGCGGCGGCGCGCTGGCGGGCCTCAACAATGTCCTGACCATCCCGGTGCTGGCGTTGATCGCCTTCACCCTGATTCTCGGGCTGCTGGCCTGGGGGCGGAAGGAGCGGGGGTAA
- a CDS encoding SDR family NAD(P)-dependent oxidoreductase produces MSRKSQTAPPAAPTPPGTVLVTGAARGIGRAVAELYAERGHTVLSVDLNLPPVLRGHLRVKADVGSAAGRGRILRAAQDLGTVGVLVNNAAYQDAPGSVLEVSERGWSRTLAVNLTAPLLLTRALIDLLPPGGAVVNVASVQGLFAEQNNAAYNASKGGLVNLTRAMALDLAPRGVRVNAVAPGAIATEGVLQAIAGSGDPRQTRRDYEDLHALRRLGEPREVAAAVYFLGSPEASFLTGAILPVDGGMTASFMMAGRPV; encoded by the coding sequence ATGAGCCGCAAGAGCCAGACCGCTCCCCCCGCCGCGCCCACGCCTCCCGGCACGGTCCTCGTGACCGGAGCGGCGCGCGGCATCGGGCGGGCCGTCGCCGAGCTGTATGCCGAACGGGGGCACACGGTGCTCAGCGTGGACCTCAACCTGCCGCCCGTGTTGCGCGGCCACCTGCGGGTCAAGGCCGACGTGGGCAGCGCCGCCGGGCGCGGGCGGATCCTGCGCGCCGCCCAGGACCTCGGCACGGTGGGCGTGCTGGTGAACAACGCCGCGTATCAGGACGCCCCCGGCAGCGTGCTGGAGGTCAGCGAGCGTGGCTGGAGCCGCACGCTGGCCGTCAACCTGACCGCGCCGCTGCTGCTGACCCGCGCGCTGATCGACCTGTTGCCGCCCGGCGGCGCGGTCGTGAACGTCGCCAGCGTCCAGGGCCTGTTTGCCGAGCAGAACAACGCCGCCTACAACGCCAGCAAGGGCGGCCTGGTCAACCTGACCCGCGCGATGGCCCTCGACCTCGCGCCGCGCGGGGTACGGGTCAACGCGGTCGCGCCCGGCGCCATCGCCACCGAAGGGGTCTTGCAGGCCATCGCGGGCAGCGGCGACCCCCGCCAGACCCGCCGCGACTACGAGGACCTGCACGCCCTGCGCCGCCTGGGCGAGCCGCGCGAGGTCGCCGCCGCCGTGTACTTTCTGGGCAGCCCGGAGGCCAGCTTCCTGACCGGCGCGATCCTGCCGGTAGACGGCGGCATGACCGCCAGCTTCATGATGGCGGGGCGGCCCGTCTAG
- a CDS encoding HAD family hydrolase has product MTLDTALNPHRLRGVLLDVDGTLIDSNMAHARAWGASLRDAGFERAPEEIFPLIGMGGDKLVPELTGEDGESAVGGRLTQGWLEHFKTLIPELEPTRGARALLEGLRARGLRVVLATSGEAEVVDSLLEQAGLADLKLDRVSSSDVENSKPDPDLIQAGLEKLGLPPEAALMVGDTPYDAEAARKAGVPCVLLRCGGHPEAEEHDLVLDDPQALLEALERVGTSGR; this is encoded by the coding sequence ATGACCCTGGACACGGCCCTGAATCCCCATCGCCTGCGCGGCGTCCTGCTGGATGTGGACGGCACCCTGATCGACTCGAACATGGCCCATGCCCGCGCCTGGGGGGCTTCTCTGCGGGACGCGGGCTTCGAGCGTGCCCCCGAGGAAATTTTTCCCCTGATCGGCATGGGCGGCGACAAGCTGGTCCCCGAGCTGACCGGCGAGGACGGCGAGAGCGCGGTTGGTGGGCGCCTCACGCAGGGCTGGCTGGAGCATTTCAAGACGCTGATCCCCGAGCTGGAGCCGACCCGGGGCGCGCGGGCGCTGCTGGAGGGCCTGCGGGCGCGGGGGCTGCGGGTGGTCCTGGCGACCAGCGGGGAAGCCGAGGTCGTGGACAGCCTGCTGGAACAGGCCGGGCTGGCCGACCTGAAGCTTGACCGCGTGAGCAGCAGCGACGTGGAGAACAGCAAGCCCGACCCCGACCTGATCCAGGCCGGGCTGGAAAAGCTGGGGCTGCCGCCGGAAGCCGCCCTGATGGTGGGCGACACCCCCTACGACGCCGAGGCTGCGCGCAAGGCCGGGGTCCCCTGCGTCCTGCTGCGCTGCGGCGGTCACCCGGAAGCTGAGGAGCACGACCTCGTGCTGGATGACCCCCAGGCGCTGCTGGAGGCGCTGGAGCGGGTGGGCACGTCAGGCCGGTAA